Proteins co-encoded in one Brassica rapa cultivar Chiifu-401-42 chromosome A02, CAAS_Brap_v3.01, whole genome shotgun sequence genomic window:
- the LOC103854742 gene encoding BURP domain protein RD22 has product MLTRLPLICFLVSVTAIAADLTPERYWNTALPNTPMPNSLRHLFTPDFTDEKSTDVQVGKGGVNVNAGKGKPGGGTAVNVGKGGVYVDTGKGKGTHVSVSGGKGPGGGVGVHTGKPGKRTDVGVGKGGVIVHTRHKGRPVYVGVTPGPNPFVYNYAASETQLHDDPKAALFFLEKDMVPGKAMNLRFNAEDGYDGKTAFLPRGEAETVPFESEKFSEILNTFSVKPGSEEAEMMKKTIEECEAKRVGGEEKYCATSLESMVDFSVSKLGKYHVRAVSTEVAEKNAPMQKYKIAAPGIKKLSDDKSVVCHKQKYPFAVFYCHKAMMTSVYAVPLEGENGLRAKAVAVCHKNTSAWNPNHLAFKVLKVKPGTVPVCHFLPETHVVWFSY; this is encoded by the exons atgtTGACTCGTCTCCCTTTGATATGTTTTCTTGTTTCAGTCACGGCCATTGCGGCTGACTTAACACCGGAGCGTTATTGGAACACTGCCTTACCAAACACTCCCATGCCAAACTCTCTCCGTCATCTTTTCACGCCAG atTTCACTGATGAGAAGAGCACCGACGTCCAAGTAGGGAAAGGAGGCGTGAACGTTAACGCCGGAAAAGGCAAACCCGGCGGAGGAACCGCCGTTAACGTTGGAAAAGGAGGTGTGTACGTGGACACAGGCAAGGGCAAGGGAACACACGTGAGCGTTAGCGGCGGAAAAGGTCCCGGAGGAGGCGTAGGCGTCCACACCGGGAAGCCTGGAAAGAGAACTGACGTAGGAGTTGGTAAAGGCGGAGTTATAGTGCACACGCGACACAAGGGCAGGCCAGTCTACGTCGGTGTAACGCCAGGACCAAACCCTTTTGTGTATAACTATGCAGCGAGCGAGACTCAGCTCCACGACGATCCCAAAGCGGCTCTCTTCTTCTTGGAGAAGGATATGGTTCCTGGAAAAGCTATGAACCTCAGGTTTAATGCGGAGGATGGTTACGATGGTAAAACGGCGTTCTTGCCACGTGGGGAGGCGGAAACGGTGCCGTTTGAGTCGGAGAAGTTTTCGGAGATTTTGAATACTTTCTCGGTGAAACCAGGTTCGGAGGAAGctgagatgatgaagaagactaTTGAGGAGTGTGAAGCGAAAAGAGTTGGTGGAGAGGAGAAGTATTGTGCGACTTCTTTGGAGTCTATGGTTGATTTTAGCGTTTCTAAACTTGGCAAATATCACGTCCGTGCTGTTTCCACTGAG GTGGCTGAGAAGAATGCACCGATGCAAAAGTACAAAATCGCAGCACCCGGAATAAAGAAGTTGTCGGACGACAAGTCAGTGGTGTGTCACAAACAGAAGTACCCATTCGCGGTGTTCTACTGCCACAAGGCGATGATGACGAGCGTTTATGCGGTTCCACTAGAAGGAGAGAACGGTCTGCGGGCTAAAGCGGTTGCGGTATGCCACAAGAACACCTCGGCTTGGAACCCAAACCACTTGGCCTTCAAAGTGCTTAAGGTGAAGCCTGGGACTGTTCCGGTCTGCCATTTCCTCCCTGAGACCCATGTTGTTTGGTTCAGCTATTAG